From Trichoderma atroviride chromosome 1, complete sequence, one genomic window encodes:
- a CDS encoding uncharacterized protein (EggNog:ENOG41), producing MPDRPLTTDAEESITMHTDCFKLCHQAFKSYTRDSSYKGDPKEEFRRLWLAATWRYAWKSMPPLKLPSHSTLIDPSPSLISKLCGFKKEFLPEIAVLIQSYSQSSILWRFDATLQLVEELSLATADDAVTCSLSKVLCWSRNGSPRFVQDELADPFVCLAIDSQGIRSIDRVSELSATLAAQMSIHPNVLLIEPVEAIKSIDMEFKKSLTPPHYSKSQRLERTAACVESFKHQKP from the exons ATGCCGGACCGTCCTCTCACCACCGACGCGGAAGAAAGCATCACGATGCATACGGATTGTTTCAAGTTGTGCCACCAGGCGTTTAAAAGCTATACGCGCGACTCCTCATACAAGGGTGACCCCAAAGAAGAATTCAGACGCCTATGGCTAGCCGCAACTTGGCGATATGCTTGGAAAAGCATGCCACCTCTCAAGTTGCCGAGCCATAGTACTCTTATAGACCCGTCTCCTAGCCTTATAAGCAAGCTCTGTGGCTTCAAGAAGGAGTTTCTTCCAGAGATTGCCGTGCTCATCCAGAGCTATTCGCAGTCCAGCATACTCTGGAGATTTGACGCTACACTTCAGCTTGTGGAGGAGCTGAGTCTTGCTACAGCAGATGACGCCGTCACCTGCTCGCTTTCCAAAGTGCTGTGCTGGTCTCGCAATGGCTCTCCCAGATTTGTGCAGGACGAGCTTGCTGACCCTTTTGTTTGTCTCGCAATTGACTCTCAAGGCATCAGGTCGATAGACAGAGTATCTGAGCTTTCAGCAACTTTGGCGGCCCAAATGTCCATTCACCCCAATGTACTATTAATAGAGCCGGTGGAGGCAATAAAGTCAATTGACATGGAATTCAAG AAGTCGCTTACGCCTCCCCACTACAGCAAGTCTCAACGTCTGGAGCGCACCGCTGCCTGTGTCGAATCTTTTAAACATCAAAAACCATGA